One Lytechinus pictus isolate F3 Inbred chromosome 12, Lp3.0, whole genome shotgun sequence genomic region harbors:
- the LOC129273169 gene encoding uncharacterized protein LOC129273169 isoform X1, which translates to MEPLDNQANKEKIRHLCAAVQAGQLSEIEALLQEGMYINVDEGGNMLAKSLYRNLLMLAIDSVQVEAAKLLIEKGIDVNHKTWGVNGKQGARDMAQESGLLEIVDKIDCRLPVSKRLFHAVVDGQQDKVNNLLRHIDADMNMKVDLHGDKAAGCSAYTLLMIALKNGHVEIASELIDHGIDLDFEHQEWDRPDDSSDEIMVESYDARKLAMDTGMVGVAKAIDKRKGAVANGHEPVSPSNGINHKEQSDVEENSNHANTNTTQSQMPTNTQQTAPTQVRASGCSCLIS; encoded by the exons CATCTATGTGCGGCAGTACAAGCTGGTCAGCTATCGGAGATTGAGGCATTACTCCAAGAAGGGATGTATATAAACGTGGACGAG gGAGGGAACATGTTGGCCAAATCCTTATATCGTAATCTTCTGATGTTAGCTATTGATTCAGTCCAAGTCGAGGCGGCTAAACTGCTAATTGAGAAGGGCATTGATGTCAACCATAAAACATGG GGTGTAAATGGCAAACAGGGAGCGAGAGACATGGCACAGGAGTCTGGGCTTCTTGAGATTGTTGATAAGATTGACTGCAGGTTACCTGTATCAAAG CGATTATTTCATGCGGTGGTAGATGGTCAGCAAGATAAAGTAAATAATCTTTTACGGCACATCGACGCTGATATGAACATGAAAGTG GATTTACACGGTGACAAAGCAGCTGGATGTAGCGCGTATACTCTTCTCATGATCGCACTGAAGAACGGCCATGTTGAGATCGCCAGCGAGCTCATTGATCACGGCATCGATCTAGACTTCGAACATCAG GAATGGGATCGCCCAGATGATTCCAGCGATGAAATCATGGTTGAGTCTTATGACGCAAGAAAACTTGCCATGGATACGGGTATGGTAGGCGTGGCTAAAGCTATTGATAAACGAAAAGGAGCAGTAGCCAATGGTCATGAACCAGTGTCACCGtcaaatggaatcaatcataaGGAG CAATCTGATGTGGAGGAGAATTCTAACCATGCTAACACTAATACAACTCAATCACAGATGCCTACTAACACCCAGCAAACT GCACCAACTCAAGTTAGAGCCTCCGGCTGCAGTTGTCTAATTTCTTGA
- the LOC129273169 gene encoding uncharacterized protein LOC129273169 isoform X2, with protein sequence MEPLDNQANKEKIRHLCAAVQAGQLSEIEALLQEGMYINVDEGGNMLAKSLYRNLLMLAIDSVQVEAAKLLIEKGIDVNHKTWGVNGKQGARDMAQESGLLEIVDKIDCRLPVSKRLFHAVVDGQQDKVNNLLRHIDADMNMKVDLHGDKAAGCSAYTLLMIALKNGHVEIASELIDHGIDLDFEHQEWDRPDDSSDEIMVESYDARKLAMDTGMVGVAKAIDKRKGAVANGHEPVSPSNGINHKEAPTQVRASGCSCLIS encoded by the exons CATCTATGTGCGGCAGTACAAGCTGGTCAGCTATCGGAGATTGAGGCATTACTCCAAGAAGGGATGTATATAAACGTGGACGAG gGAGGGAACATGTTGGCCAAATCCTTATATCGTAATCTTCTGATGTTAGCTATTGATTCAGTCCAAGTCGAGGCGGCTAAACTGCTAATTGAGAAGGGCATTGATGTCAACCATAAAACATGG GGTGTAAATGGCAAACAGGGAGCGAGAGACATGGCACAGGAGTCTGGGCTTCTTGAGATTGTTGATAAGATTGACTGCAGGTTACCTGTATCAAAG CGATTATTTCATGCGGTGGTAGATGGTCAGCAAGATAAAGTAAATAATCTTTTACGGCACATCGACGCTGATATGAACATGAAAGTG GATTTACACGGTGACAAAGCAGCTGGATGTAGCGCGTATACTCTTCTCATGATCGCACTGAAGAACGGCCATGTTGAGATCGCCAGCGAGCTCATTGATCACGGCATCGATCTAGACTTCGAACATCAG GAATGGGATCGCCCAGATGATTCCAGCGATGAAATCATGGTTGAGTCTTATGACGCAAGAAAACTTGCCATGGATACGGGTATGGTAGGCGTGGCTAAAGCTATTGATAAACGAAAAGGAGCAGTAGCCAATGGTCATGAACCAGTGTCACCGtcaaatggaatcaatcataaGGAG GCACCAACTCAAGTTAGAGCCTCCGGCTGCAGTTGTCTAATTTCTTGA